The following proteins come from a genomic window of Nitrospira sp.:
- a CDS encoding DNA mismatch repair protein MutL has translation MLNTDGSGKICILPEEVIARIAAGEVVERPAAIVKELLENSLDAGSRSITIEAKDGGLALIRVSDDGEGMSQGDAPRAFQRHATSKLRSDLDLWSIRTMGFRGEALPSIAAVAHVRLMTATRSAEVGTELEVVRGAIGRIAEAPPIKGTRIEVAELFHNQPARKKFLKSTLTEFLHISRVVQQASLAWPSIHFRLTHNTEEIFNYPPAQSDDDRIVQIYRRTFLDQCLRIEASCPGASVRGYIVDAVYAKPTRTPQELFVNRRPVRNAAVSHAVAEGYGSFLAKGNQPRFVLFLEIDPDRLDVNVHPTKREVRFSNNELIHQLIRRAVRQALRGGQTDELGETPFIESSVRRTTGSIVTTHPASESVEAESTTLQPSSETQLPLVSESAEPYVRVPSAEVTALGQINRTFLIAQVGGDLAVIDQHTAHERVLFERLYRAWTTHGIRSQPLLLPDPVELSPPQAALLQRYQSDLEQLGMEIEPFGSSTVLIRATPVGLGKIDPATFLQDLLDDLTQWDSASSLEARVRSVLASLACHGAVRAGRTMKPEEIKTLIEDWRAEGEITTCPHGRRTSFRLSITDLEKMFGRAGW, from the coding sequence GTGCTGAACACCGACGGCAGTGGCAAGATCTGTATTCTTCCGGAGGAAGTCATCGCTCGTATTGCAGCGGGAGAGGTGGTCGAACGACCGGCGGCGATCGTCAAAGAGCTTCTCGAGAACAGTCTCGATGCGGGGAGTCGGTCCATCACGATCGAGGCGAAGGACGGAGGGCTCGCCTTGATTCGGGTGAGCGACGACGGGGAAGGCATGAGTCAGGGAGATGCTCCACGCGCTTTTCAGCGGCATGCCACGAGCAAGCTCCGGTCCGATCTGGATCTGTGGTCCATCCGAACGATGGGTTTTCGTGGCGAAGCACTGCCGAGCATCGCCGCTGTTGCCCATGTTCGACTCATGACCGCGACTCGTTCCGCCGAAGTAGGGACCGAGTTGGAAGTTGTGAGGGGAGCGATCGGGAGAATCGCCGAAGCTCCTCCAATCAAGGGAACGCGCATCGAAGTCGCGGAGCTGTTCCACAATCAGCCCGCTCGAAAGAAGTTCCTCAAGTCCACTCTCACGGAGTTCTTGCATATCAGCCGGGTCGTCCAGCAGGCGTCGCTCGCCTGGCCGTCCATCCATTTCCGTTTGACGCACAACACTGAGGAGATCTTCAATTATCCGCCCGCCCAGTCGGATGATGATCGGATCGTCCAGATCTATCGACGCACCTTTCTCGACCAGTGTCTCCGGATCGAGGCTTCGTGCCCTGGAGCGAGTGTTCGCGGGTACATTGTGGATGCAGTCTATGCAAAACCTACTCGCACACCGCAAGAATTGTTTGTGAACCGCCGTCCTGTGCGCAACGCCGCCGTTTCTCATGCCGTTGCAGAAGGGTATGGTTCATTCCTCGCCAAGGGGAACCAACCGCGATTTGTGCTGTTTCTGGAAATTGATCCGGACCGCCTCGATGTCAATGTCCATCCGACGAAGCGGGAAGTAAGATTTTCGAATAATGAGTTGATCCACCAACTCATACGGCGAGCGGTCCGTCAAGCCTTGCGTGGAGGACAGACGGATGAACTGGGGGAGACTCCGTTCATAGAGTCCTCCGTGCGACGGACCACGGGTTCCATTGTGACAACTCACCCCGCGTCCGAATCCGTTGAAGCGGAATCAACGACCCTGCAGCCAAGCTCCGAAACTCAATTGCCGTTGGTGAGCGAATCGGCAGAGCCTTACGTCCGAGTGCCTTCAGCCGAGGTGACCGCGCTGGGGCAAATCAACCGGACATTCCTCATCGCTCAAGTCGGGGGCGATTTGGCGGTGATTGATCAACATACGGCTCACGAGCGGGTCTTGTTTGAGCGACTGTATCGCGCTTGGACGACCCATGGGATCCGGTCCCAGCCTCTGCTGCTCCCCGATCCTGTGGAATTGTCGCCACCTCAGGCGGCATTGCTTCAACGTTACCAAAGTGATCTGGAGCAATTGGGGATGGAAATCGAACCATTTGGTTCTTCAACCGTCTTGATCAGAGCGACTCCGGTCGGTCTTGGCAAAATAGATCCGGCGACGTTTCTGCAGGATCTGTTGGATGATCTCACGCAATGGGACAGTGCCTCCAGTCTGGAGGCTCGAGTGCGGTCGGTCCTGGCATCGTTGGCGTGCCACGGTGCGGTTCGGGCCGGTCGCACGATGAAACCGGAAGAAATCAAAACTCTGATCGAGGACTGGCGTGCAGAAGGGGAAATCACGACTTGTCCGCACGGACGGAGAACCTCGTTCCGACTCAGCATCACAGACCTGGAGAAAATGTTTGGACGAGCCGGTTGGTAG
- a CDS encoding Cell division coordinator CpoB — protein MVALVGCAKHADFLEMRNQLSTISRTQDQDHQRVDAVMRRLESVERNKETDSAKPRFDDLTARFQKLESRLAKLEETANHASTKADASTESRASRPVKQTPSAEPTATVSGITPTSAFNLAYNDYLNAKYELAVAGFQRFIKDFPGTSLTPNAQYWLGESFYNLKDYGRAIQTFDYLVAEYPGNEKIPAALYKLGLATAETGDLGRSRKNLKRVLEEFPSSDESKLAKNKLAEIR, from the coding sequence ATGGTCGCGCTCGTCGGTTGTGCCAAGCATGCCGATTTTCTTGAAATGCGCAATCAGCTCTCGACCATCTCGCGAACACAGGACCAGGATCATCAACGAGTGGATGCCGTGATGCGCCGATTAGAGTCCGTAGAGAGGAACAAGGAGACGGATTCCGCGAAACCGCGATTCGATGACCTGACGGCACGCTTTCAAAAACTTGAGAGCCGACTGGCAAAGCTGGAAGAAACCGCCAACCATGCATCCACCAAGGCGGATGCCTCGACGGAGTCGCGTGCATCCCGGCCGGTCAAACAAACGCCATCTGCAGAACCGACAGCGACGGTGTCTGGAATCACGCCGACCTCCGCCTTCAACCTAGCCTATAATGATTATCTCAACGCGAAATACGAGCTTGCGGTCGCAGGGTTCCAACGGTTCATCAAAGACTTTCCCGGTACGTCTCTGACCCCCAATGCTCAATATTGGTTGGGCGAATCGTTTTACAATTTGAAAGATTATGGGCGGGCCATCCAAACGTTCGACTATCTCGTGGCGGAATATCCAGGGAACGAAAAGATTCCTGCGGCGCTGTATAAACTTGGTTTGGCAACGGCCGAGACCGGCGATCTTGGTAGATCGAGAAAGAATCTGAAGCGTGTGCTTGAAGAGTTCCCCTCATCGGACGAATCCAAGTTGGCGAAGAATAAGTTGGCTGAAATCCGATGA
- a CDS encoding Cell division coordinator CpoB: MTPQLRTTHGMLLGIAVGGLLLPGCVAQQYELKKAEKDLQQQLSQTRARQSQEISTLREHELPQLRGELEKALHQARELQNKQEDFRHRSVQLEQQTKKLEQLAAKLETDSSTRYLWMQKSFETQDAKVSARLDELSKAMEAVKKEVIDVVQRTNEGLAKRVDVKLEGHQKELTEHQNKIEQLSQKFTQFNQALTGFREALTGLNDRVGEYEQTAKHLTSRIDADSKTTATHAEDVNRSVMSITKALEAVGKKVTARLDEQDNRIDALAKTLEQVSNRPASLQQAHKPTQHFAPGTNEPALEGSGETTRLPLGPDATGGATTIVPPQESPKFELAQANADPPDRVRYERVLSLFRDGDLEGARQGFTGFLEEYPNSNLAPNARFWLGESYFGKREFQRAIDAYDKVEIDYPGSEKIPAAILKKGYAYLALKDKKRASSAFKQVVTLYPKTTEAGKASDKLAQLKEMR; this comes from the coding sequence ATGACGCCTCAGCTACGAACCACGCATGGTATGCTCCTCGGTATTGCCGTGGGCGGTCTCCTTCTGCCGGGGTGTGTGGCTCAGCAGTACGAACTGAAAAAAGCCGAGAAAGATCTTCAGCAACAGCTGTCCCAGACCAGAGCCAGACAGAGCCAGGAAATTTCGACCTTACGCGAACATGAACTGCCGCAGCTGCGAGGGGAGCTTGAAAAAGCGCTGCATCAGGCGCGGGAACTCCAGAATAAACAGGAGGATTTTAGGCATCGGTCGGTCCAGTTGGAACAGCAGACAAAAAAACTGGAACAGCTGGCGGCCAAGCTGGAAACCGACAGCAGCACACGGTATCTGTGGATGCAGAAGAGCTTCGAGACACAAGACGCGAAGGTCTCGGCCCGGCTCGACGAATTATCGAAGGCCATGGAGGCTGTGAAAAAAGAGGTCATTGACGTCGTCCAGCGTACGAACGAAGGGTTGGCAAAACGCGTCGATGTCAAGCTGGAAGGGCACCAAAAGGAGTTGACGGAGCACCAGAATAAGATCGAACAACTCTCTCAAAAGTTCACTCAATTCAATCAGGCGTTGACTGGATTTCGGGAGGCGCTGACCGGTCTGAATGATCGTGTGGGTGAATACGAGCAGACCGCGAAACATCTCACCTCGAGAATCGATGCCGATTCAAAAACGACGGCGACTCATGCGGAGGACGTCAATCGGAGCGTGATGTCCATCACGAAGGCTCTTGAAGCGGTCGGAAAAAAAGTCACGGCTCGCCTTGATGAGCAGGACAACCGAATCGACGCCTTGGCGAAAACTCTTGAGCAGGTATCAAATAGACCCGCTTCTCTGCAACAGGCGCACAAACCGACGCAACATTTCGCGCCGGGGACAAATGAACCCGCACTGGAAGGGAGCGGAGAAACGACAAGGTTGCCTCTTGGGCCGGACGCGACGGGAGGGGCGACAACGATCGTTCCTCCTCAAGAATCACCGAAATTCGAACTGGCTCAGGCCAACGCCGATCCCCCTGATCGGGTTCGCTATGAGCGGGTGTTGAGCCTGTTTCGGGACGGGGATTTGGAAGGTGCTCGGCAAGGATTTACCGGATTTCTCGAGGAGTATCCCAACTCGAACCTCGCGCCGAATGCCCGCTTTTGGCTGGGGGAGTCGTATTTCGGCAAGAGAGAATTCCAGCGGGCAATCGATGCCTACGATAAAGTGGAGATCGACTATCCCGGCAGCGAAAAGATACCTGCTGCAATCTTAAAGAAAGGGTATGCGTATTTGGCGCTAAAAGATAAAAAGCGAGCCTCGTCCGCCTTTAAGCAGGTGGTCACACTCTACCCGAAAACGACCGAGGCAGGAAAGGCGTCGGACAAATTGGCTCAACTGAAGGAGATGCGGTAA
- a CDS encoding Tol-Pal system peptidoglycan-associated lipoprotein PAL, with protein sequence MKTLPASYLPLILGVIVLGIPACSKKAVRSGGDSQALQEEMARGERAKGGAGKEGADSSFPDTSFSGRDDSNSLRGLDRNPSEERLGGNAGNGGAGHTNAMIAKADSGAAARQLAEIRAEQVASVAAGLRDVFFTYDSFSITDEGRHALSGNAEWARSNPYAQLKIEGHCDERGTSAYNLVLGEKRAKAVRNYLVELGVAPAHLSVVSYGKERPFCTEHTESCYSQNRRGHLVVKTGK encoded by the coding sequence ATGAAAACGTTGCCAGCCAGCTACTTGCCGTTGATTCTTGGTGTCATCGTACTGGGAATTCCAGCGTGCTCGAAGAAGGCGGTCCGATCAGGTGGAGATAGTCAAGCTTTACAAGAGGAGATGGCCAGAGGAGAGAGGGCCAAGGGCGGAGCAGGCAAAGAAGGGGCGGATTCAAGTTTTCCCGATACATCGTTCTCCGGACGTGATGATTCGAACAGCTTGCGGGGATTGGATCGCAATCCTTCGGAAGAACGGCTGGGCGGGAATGCCGGTAATGGAGGTGCCGGCCACACCAATGCGATGATTGCCAAAGCCGATTCCGGCGCAGCCGCTCGTCAGTTGGCCGAAATTCGCGCGGAACAGGTGGCGTCGGTGGCAGCCGGACTTCGGGATGTCTTTTTCACGTACGACAGTTTTTCGATCACCGATGAAGGGCGTCATGCCCTTTCCGGCAATGCGGAATGGGCCAGATCGAACCCGTATGCACAGCTGAAAATCGAAGGACATTGTGACGAGCGCGGCACGTCAGCCTATAATTTGGTACTGGGTGAGAAGCGCGCGAAAGCCGTTCGGAATTATCTCGTCGAGCTGGGAGTGGCCCCTGCTCATTTGTCCGTCGTCTCCTACGGCAAAGAACGGCCGTTCTGCACGGAACATACGGAGTCGTGTTATTCGCAAAATCGGCGTGGGCATCTCGTTGTCAAAACAGGGAAGTAG
- a CDS encoding Tol-Pal system beta propeller repeat protein TolB → MTFRAVMFVSLCVSIGAAWIIESGAADVFLEATRPDFQKIPLGIAGIENMGGSESPEGRVKLGTRIEDVLKADVRRSLVFALVDLPSLGIKVSHLGAEPDASFKQAAENGVSVIVWGKAGIKSGNKDADLSMDGYVYDAGNNEVVGGKRYVGSASVARLMAHRFADELVFRYTGEPGIARTKIAYVSELGTARELFVMDYDGYDPRQLTADGFLNLMPRWSPDRRFLVFTTYRNRSTQDIDMIELATGKRWTLVAQGGLNITPALSPDGKALAYSSSHEGNAELYRLDTHTKAVQRLTTNAAGDLSPSWSPSGRELAFTSDRSGGPQIFLMSADGSNVRRLTFDGDYNAAPAWSPRGNWIAYVCRTHKKEYKLCVITPDGQKHLQLTTGLGVDDSPSWSPDGRHIAFSSAVDGKSQIYMINADGKDLERITFTGTHNSAPSWSPAS, encoded by the coding sequence ATGACGTTTCGAGCTGTTATGTTTGTCAGCCTCTGTGTATCGATCGGCGCCGCTTGGATCATCGAATCCGGTGCCGCCGACGTCTTTCTTGAAGCGACCAGACCGGATTTTCAAAAAATTCCGCTTGGGATCGCCGGGATCGAAAACATGGGAGGTTCGGAATCACCCGAGGGACGCGTCAAGCTGGGTACGCGTATCGAGGACGTCCTCAAGGCGGACGTGCGACGCTCGTTGGTCTTTGCGCTTGTCGATTTGCCGAGTCTTGGCATCAAAGTCAGTCATCTCGGCGCCGAGCCTGATGCTTCTTTTAAACAAGCCGCCGAAAACGGAGTGTCGGTCATTGTGTGGGGTAAGGCGGGAATCAAGAGCGGGAACAAGGACGCCGATCTCAGCATGGATGGGTACGTGTATGATGCCGGCAACAATGAAGTCGTGGGCGGAAAACGATATGTCGGTTCGGCATCGGTGGCCCGTCTGATGGCCCATCGTTTTGCGGATGAGTTGGTCTTTCGCTACACGGGAGAACCGGGGATCGCACGGACGAAGATCGCCTATGTCTCCGAGCTGGGAACGGCTCGTGAGCTATTCGTGATGGATTACGATGGCTATGACCCGCGTCAGTTGACGGCCGACGGATTTTTAAACCTGATGCCTCGTTGGTCGCCGGATCGCCGATTTTTGGTCTTCACGACCTACCGCAATCGGAGCACGCAGGATATCGACATGATCGAGCTTGCCACGGGAAAGCGGTGGACACTCGTCGCGCAAGGAGGGTTGAACATCACTCCGGCGTTATCTCCCGATGGGAAGGCGCTGGCCTACTCGTCAAGCCATGAAGGAAACGCCGAATTGTATCGTTTGGATACTCACACGAAAGCCGTTCAGCGCCTGACCACGAATGCGGCCGGGGATTTATCCCCCTCGTGGTCCCCCTCGGGTCGGGAGCTCGCGTTTACGTCCGATCGAAGCGGCGGACCGCAAATCTTCCTCATGAGCGCGGATGGATCGAACGTGCGTCGCTTGACGTTTGATGGAGACTACAATGCGGCGCCAGCCTGGTCTCCTCGAGGAAATTGGATCGCCTACGTGTGCCGAACTCACAAAAAAGAGTACAAACTGTGTGTGATCACTCCCGACGGTCAGAAACATCTGCAATTGACGACAGGACTGGGAGTGGATGATTCTCCGTCCTGGTCTCCGGATGGACGCCATATTGCCTTCAGCTCGGCGGTGGATGGGAAGAGCCAAATCTACATGATCAATGCGGACGGTAAAGACCTCGAGCGCATTACGTTTACCGGGACTCACAATAGCGCACCGTCCTGGTCCCCGGCATCGTAA
- a CDS encoding DedD protein: protein MQAWASAGMVADDEWQATLTRRLGFAVVVSLALHIGILAMVTWVRLPRHGERPLASIEISLANLPTLPEKAVEPPKSQPIKKEIDTPKPIQQTKPVQQSKTIEQPKPIERPKPVEPLKPIEQPKPAEQPKPAPSVKSAPESLPPMKTASVPPIVPAKSSNDLMRDIMKDIELPPDAPKRGDISPEDKPMKSPVIKLPDVPVLTETKEPMQKRPVASAQSSSLAEDLAKELDDELKKIKKFEVPKAAPPVAVPPKPAPQVEAKVQSAKTVDTTLKVPGMAQGSNAYLALVRQRISNSWNAPPLDLTSQAYVVIVQFRLHKNGSVTGVTIEQSSGNEYYDLAGKRAVLSANPLPVFPSDISDPYFDAHFTFTVGEPQG from the coding sequence GTGCAGGCTTGGGCATCGGCCGGCATGGTCGCGGATGATGAATGGCAGGCGACACTGACTCGTCGCTTAGGCTTCGCCGTCGTCGTTTCTCTGGCACTGCATATCGGCATACTGGCGATGGTGACATGGGTTCGACTGCCCCGACATGGCGAACGGCCCCTTGCGTCCATTGAAATTTCCCTCGCAAACCTGCCGACTCTTCCCGAGAAGGCCGTTGAGCCGCCGAAAAGTCAGCCGATTAAAAAAGAGATAGATACACCCAAGCCGATACAGCAGACGAAGCCTGTTCAGCAATCCAAAACCATTGAGCAGCCCAAGCCCATCGAGCGACCCAAACCTGTTGAGCCACTCAAACCCATTGAACAGCCCAAACCTGCTGAACAGCCCAAACCTGCTCCTTCCGTGAAATCGGCGCCTGAGTCTCTTCCCCCTATGAAGACTGCATCTGTCCCGCCGATCGTTCCGGCCAAATCGTCGAATGATCTCATGCGCGATATCATGAAAGATATTGAGTTGCCTCCGGATGCTCCCAAGCGCGGCGACATCAGTCCGGAGGACAAGCCGATGAAATCACCGGTGATCAAGCTGCCCGATGTACCGGTCCTCACGGAAACCAAGGAACCAATGCAAAAAAGGCCGGTTGCCTCCGCTCAGTCCTCCTCCCTGGCGGAAGATTTGGCAAAGGAATTGGATGATGAATTGAAGAAGATCAAGAAATTCGAGGTGCCAAAAGCAGCGCCTCCGGTGGCCGTACCGCCGAAACCTGCTCCCCAAGTTGAAGCAAAGGTCCAGAGCGCCAAGACGGTGGATACTACGTTGAAGGTTCCAGGAATGGCTCAAGGATCCAATGCGTATCTTGCGCTCGTGCGACAGCGAATCAGTAATTCCTGGAATGCCCCGCCTCTGGATTTGACCAGCCAAGCCTATGTCGTGATTGTACAGTTCAGACTTCATAAAAACGGATCGGTCACCGGTGTGACGATCGAGCAATCTTCAGGAAACGAATATTATGATTTAGCCGGCAAACGAGCGGTTCTCAGTGCAAACCCACTGCCTGTGTTTCCTTCTGATATCTCTGATCCGTATTTTGATGCTCACTTCACTTTTACAGTCGGAGAGCCACAAGGATAA
- a CDS encoding Tol biopolymer transport system, TolR protein, whose translation MIFETRQRRFLAEINVIPLVDVVLVLLVIFMVTAPMLYRGMDIKLPTSASSTIKPEIRAVLTIEKDQRLYLDKDQLSVDQLERKLRVMKQEHADVSLYLRADRDVPYGVVVQVMDGVKKAGIEKLGMVTDPAGPEHVSEGTPSPHNQ comes from the coding sequence ATGATCTTTGAGACAAGACAGCGTCGATTTTTAGCGGAGATCAACGTGATCCCGCTCGTGGACGTTGTGCTGGTGCTCCTGGTGATCTTTATGGTCACGGCACCGATGCTCTATCGAGGCATGGACATCAAGTTGCCGACGTCCGCGTCGAGCACGATCAAGCCGGAGATCCGAGCGGTGCTGACGATCGAAAAGGATCAACGCTTGTATCTCGACAAAGATCAGCTCAGCGTGGATCAACTGGAGCGGAAATTGCGCGTGATGAAGCAAGAACATGCCGATGTCTCATTGTATTTGCGCGCCGACCGCGACGTGCCATATGGAGTTGTGGTTCAGGTGATGGATGGAGTCAAAAAGGCCGGTATCGAAAAACTCGGCATGGTGACTGATCCCGCCGGACCAGAACATGTCAGTGAGGGTACACCATCCCCACACAACCAGTAG
- a CDS encoding Tol-Pal system protein TolQ: MFQTGPLGVILSLGIVSKVVLLLLVCFSITSWAIIFYKLAVFRTADAKDRHFMTVLSRARDVEEVTRHAQQTIGSPCAKIFHAVIQRIGHIPTEVNENGSIAYDRHVMERTAAHLAQGQIAKLESFLPFLATTGNICPFVGLLGTVMGIIDSFREIGTQGTASIAAVAPGVSEALIATAAGLFAAIPAVVAYNYFLVRIRRAAMHMDSVVVELLALIPAQTRPVAPVPVGAKG; the protein is encoded by the coding sequence ATGTTTCAAACTGGCCCACTGGGAGTTATTCTGTCGCTCGGAATCGTGTCCAAGGTCGTCCTCTTACTCCTGGTCTGTTTTTCGATCACGTCATGGGCCATTATCTTCTACAAATTGGCCGTATTTCGAACCGCTGATGCAAAAGATCGCCATTTTATGACCGTCTTGTCGCGGGCCAGAGACGTGGAGGAAGTTACCCGGCATGCACAACAGACGATTGGCAGTCCTTGCGCGAAGATTTTTCATGCCGTGATTCAAAGGATCGGCCACATTCCCACCGAGGTGAATGAAAACGGTTCCATCGCATACGATCGACATGTGATGGAGCGGACGGCGGCCCATCTTGCTCAAGGTCAAATCGCCAAGTTGGAATCGTTTCTTCCGTTTCTTGCGACGACCGGAAATATCTGTCCGTTCGTGGGCCTCTTGGGAACGGTGATGGGTATCATCGACTCATTCCGGGAAATCGGCACACAAGGCACAGCCAGCATTGCGGCTGTGGCTCCCGGCGTCTCCGAAGCCTTGATTGCGACTGCAGCCGGATTATTTGCCGCGATCCCCGCTGTCGTTGCCTATAATTATTTTCTCGTACGTATCAGACGTGCCGCCATGCACATGGATTCGGTGGTGGTGGAGCTCCTGGCGTTGATTCCGGCCCAAACAAGACCTGTCGCTCCGGTTCCCGTGGGAGCGAAAGGATGA
- a CDS encoding Site-specific tyrosine recombinase XerD → MAESTALLLDPLLERYLSELRIEGGLAINTLESYRRDLCRLQRYLRQHQLSIKDSVPPHMIRSFLASLKQEALASSSIARLLSAIRGWYRFLVRENLIETNPLRDMTAVRRPVRLPKTLTLQEVTALLELPGRDRAEDQRDRVMLELLYAAGLRVSELVGLNVSQIDVNRGCVRVLGKGAKERVVPIGQTACKMLGDYLGHIRLTLLKGRSSRLVFISRRGRGLTRQAFWKLLLLRARRAGISKPISPHMLRHSFATHLLEGGADLRAVQSMLGHADIATTQIYTHVESSRLRHIHRRYFPRQVGRRRTRAENSMKRS, encoded by the coding sequence ATGGCAGAATCAACGGCACTCTTGCTGGACCCTCTTCTTGAACGGTATCTCAGCGAGCTGCGGATTGAAGGCGGGCTGGCGATCAATACGCTGGAGTCCTACCGGCGCGATCTCTGTCGTTTGCAACGATACCTGAGACAGCATCAGCTCAGCATAAAAGATTCCGTTCCACCGCACATGATACGGTCGTTTCTCGCATCGCTTAAACAAGAGGCCCTCGCATCTTCATCGATTGCCCGCCTTCTTTCGGCGATACGAGGGTGGTATCGTTTTTTGGTCCGGGAAAACCTCATCGAGACAAATCCTCTCCGTGATATGACGGCGGTGCGTCGGCCGGTCCGATTGCCGAAGACGTTGACGTTACAGGAAGTAACGGCGTTGTTGGAGCTGCCGGGTCGCGATCGCGCCGAGGATCAACGCGACCGCGTGATGCTGGAATTGCTGTATGCGGCGGGTCTTCGAGTGTCGGAGCTTGTCGGCCTCAACGTCTCGCAAATCGACGTCAATCGAGGCTGCGTACGAGTCTTGGGGAAAGGTGCCAAAGAACGAGTCGTCCCGATCGGACAGACTGCGTGTAAGATGTTGGGTGATTATTTGGGACATATACGACTGACCCTGCTCAAAGGGCGATCGTCCCGTCTTGTGTTCATCAGTCGGCGGGGACGAGGGCTCACGAGGCAGGCATTTTGGAAGCTGCTTCTGTTACGGGCACGACGCGCCGGTATTTCCAAACCGATCTCGCCGCACATGCTGCGGCATTCCTTTGCCACGCATCTGCTGGAGGGAGGAGCCGATCTGCGAGCCGTTCAATCGATGTTGGGGCATGCAGATATCGCGACGACTCAAATCTATACGCACGTGGAAAGCAGCCGGTTGAGACACATCCATCGTCGATATTTTCCGCGGCAAGTCGGCCGACGACGGACACGCGCAGAAAATTCGATGAAGCGGTCATAA
- a CDS encoding putative metalloprotease: MNSFSHILHTISYMGLPLLFAMVLHEYAHGWMAAKCGDSTAKREGRLTLNPLAHIDPFGTVILPLICLVLPGSFLFGWAKPVPIDPRNMSKPRRDMALVAAAGPGMNLLLAVASALLLTLLLTFEPTLSLRKTAGIEASSDIFATMFLRPIAAMALYSVMINVFLALFNLLPIPPLDGGRILTALLPPSPAMALARLEPYGMLILVGLIVFDKELGVIHTITGTFANGLSGTILSTALSLRPGVAE; the protein is encoded by the coding sequence ATGAACTCCTTCTCACACATCCTTCACACGATCTCGTATATGGGTCTCCCCCTGTTGTTTGCGATGGTCCTCCATGAATATGCGCATGGATGGATGGCGGCAAAATGCGGCGATTCGACCGCAAAACGTGAAGGGCGGCTCACTCTCAATCCGCTGGCTCATATTGATCCGTTCGGCACCGTCATCTTGCCGTTGATTTGTTTGGTGTTGCCCGGGAGCTTTCTGTTCGGCTGGGCCAAGCCGGTTCCGATTGATCCTCGGAACATGTCCAAGCCTCGGCGCGATATGGCCCTTGTGGCGGCTGCCGGCCCGGGGATGAATCTGCTGCTCGCCGTCGCGAGCGCCTTGCTCTTGACATTGCTCCTCACGTTCGAACCCACGTTGTCGCTCCGTAAGACCGCAGGAATAGAGGCTTCTTCAGACATTTTCGCGACCATGTTTCTGCGTCCGATCGCCGCCATGGCGCTGTATTCCGTGATGATCAACGTGTTTCTCGCACTGTTCAACCTGCTTCCGATCCCACCGCTCGACGGCGGCCGAATCCTGACGGCGCTGCTGCCGCCGAGCCCCGCTATGGCCTTAGCGCGATTGGAGCCGTATGGCATGCTTATCCTGGTGGGGCTCATCGTGTTCGACAAAGAACTGGGTGTGATCCACACGATCACCGGAACTTTCGCCAACGGTCTATCCGGTACGATCTTGTCGACCGCGCTCAGTCTCCGTCCAGGAGTCGCAGAATGA